The Streptomyces sp. NBC_00510 genomic interval CGGCCGGCTGCCCTTCTGATCGGGTGTCAGAGCCGGCGGGCGCATCCCACGCCCGCCGGCCCGCCGCCCACCCCGACGTACAGCGCCGTCCCCTGGGGGCAGGACCGGCGGTCGCGGGCCAGCTCCACGACCCGGAACTGCGGGGCGTGCGGCCCCGAACCGTCGCAGGGCGTCTCCTTCACCTGTCCCCTCCGGGAGCCGTAGACGCAGTCGCCCGCGATCGTCCGGGGCCCGCCGCCCCCGCCGGGATCCCCTGGGTGCGGGGCCTTCAGGTTGCGCATGCAGGCGTACCCCTGGAGACGGGCGGCGGTGACGGTGAGCAGGAAGTCCGTGGTCGGCGGGCAGCGGTCGCCGGCCCGCGGGGTGGGCGGGGGAGCGGGCGACGGCGAGGCGGGCAGCAGCCCGTACAGCCGGCCGACGACCCGGGCCCGGGCGCCCGGGCCCGAGCACGCCACCTCCCGGTAGGAGCCCACCGGGTCGCCGGCCGCGCACTCCCCCTGGTCCAGGAAGACCGCGTCGTGCGTGGCGGGTGAGGCGTCCGGGCCGGCGGCGCTGCTGCCCGTGCCGCCCGCGCCCGGCGAGCAGGCGGCGAGCAGCACGGCGACCAGCCATGCCGCACCCAGGAGTTGCCCGGACGACACGCGCATGGCGGCCCCCCCCCACCCGTCCCCCCGGGCGAGTTGCCCGTTTTCGGCAGGATAGGTGGCGTGGCCCGTTCCCGGGAGGGGCCGCCCCGCGCGCGGCGGGTTCAGTACCGCAGGCCCCAGCCGACGGGATAGAGCGTCCGCGCCGGGTCGTCCGCCGCCGGAACGGCCACCGGCAGCTTCCCGCGTGGCCGTACCTTGCCCGCCAGCACCCGTGCGGCCGCCCGCATCGACACGTCCGTCCAGCCGTAGGTGGCCAGCGCGGCGGCCACCCCGTCCAGCCGGGCGACGTCGTAGGGGTTGCGGATCGCGATCTGCACCACCGGCACGCCCGTCGCGACGAGCGCGGCCACCAGCGCGATCTGACCCGTCGACGCACCGGTGACGTTGTACGTGGCCACCACCACGGCGTCCTTGTCCCGCGCGGCGGCCACCGCCTGGTCGATCACGGCCTGGCCCGGCGCGGTCCCGGTCGACAGGACCTGCGCGGTGTGCCCGAGGCCGGCCAGGGCCGCGCCGAGCACCGCGGTGGGCGGCCCGCCGGTGCCCGAGGGCGCGGCAGGGTCGGCGCCGACGACCAGCAGCCGGCGGTGCGCGGGCAGCGGCAGCGCCCCCTGGTTCGCCAGCAGGGTGACGGTGCGTCCGGTGATCCGGTCGGCCTCCGCCAGGTGGCCGCGGGTGCCGACCACCCGGTCCACGCCGCGGTGGGTGACGTACGGGTCGTCGAGCAGCCCGCGCCGCGCCTTGAGCATGAGGACCCGGGTGAGGGACTCGTCGAGACGTTCCTCGGTGAGCTCGCCGGACTTCACGGCGGCCAGGACGCCCTGCCAGGCGGTCTCCAGGACCGGCGGGTTGAGCAGCTGGTCGGCGCCGGCCTTCAGGGCGAGCACCGGGACCCGGTCGTCGCCGTACTTCTGGCGCACGCCCTCCATGCCGAGGGAGTCGGTGACGACCACGCCGTCGTAACCGAGTTCCTCGCGCAGGATGCCGGTGAGGATCGGCCGGGACAGGGTGGCGGGGTCACCGGAGTCGTCGAGGGCGGGCACCAGGATGTGCGCGGTCATGATCGAGTCGATGCCGGCGGCGATCGCCGCGCGGAAGGGCGGGGCGTCCAGACGCCGCCACTCCTCGAGCGAATGCGTGATGATCGGCAGTTCGAAGTGGCTGTCGGTGCCGGTGTCACCGTGACCGGGGAAGTGCTTGGCGGTGGCGACGATCCCGGCCCGCTGGTACCCCTCCACCTGGGCGGCGACGAGCGCGGCGACGGCCTTCGGGTCGGCGCCGAAGGAGCGCACTCCGATGACGGGGTTGGCGGGGTTGACGTTGACGTCGGCGACCGGCGCGTAGTCCTGGGTGATGCCCATCGCCGCCAGTTCGGCCCCGGCGACGGCCGCGGCCGCCCGGGCGTCCGCGGTGCTGCCGCCCGCACCGAGCGCCATCCCGCCGGGGAAGAGCGTGGCGGGGGAGCCGACCCGGGCGACGGCGCCGTGCTCCTGGTCGGTGGAGATCAGCAGGGGGATCCTGGAGGCCCGCTGTATGCCGTTGGACAGGTCGGCGATCTGGTGCGGATCGCGGGTGTTGTGGGCCCACGCGAAGTAGATGATGCCGCCGACGTGGTACTTGGCGATCAGCTCGGCCGCGTTGGAGACCCCGATCTCGGCCTGGTTCGCGGCGACGTCGGCCGGATCGGGGGCGGTGGCCGAATGGCCGTATACGCGCATGACGAAGAGCTGGCCGATCTTCTCCTCGATGCTCATGCGGTCGATGAGCGCACGGACGCGTCTGCGGTCCGTCGCGGCCGCGTTCGCGGTGCCCGGGACGCCGAGGGCGAGGGCGGTGGAGGCGGCCGCGGCGGCACCGAGCACCGTGCGGCGGGACGGATGGGGACTGGAGTGCATGACGGACTCCTTCCGGCAGGAGGTGGGGGGCGTGCTGAAAGAAACCTTCAAGCAGACACGCTTAGCCGGAAAGTTATTGTCAGTCAATGAGTTGGGCACGCGCCGGGACGAGCCGGGACGGCACCGCGAGCACCGCCGCGTAGCGCTGGGTCTGGATGCAGCGGATGGTCTCGTCCCCGGTGGGGGACGCCGACAGTTCCCGCCGGCCGATGGTCAGGACGGCTCCGGTGGGCCGACAGCCCGTCAGCACGAAGCCGAAGCGCCGCTCGTCACCGCGCCGCGGATGCCGTGCCAGTTGCTCGCGCAGCGCGGCGGCCCCCTTGCGGGGCAGACCGGCGAGGAAGGCCTCGAGCTGCCGGGACGAGGTGACCTCGGAGCTGCGGCGGCCGCCGGGTTCCCGGGTGTCCTCGAGACCCCCGAACGCCAGCGTGTTCCCCGGGGCGGGCGGATCGGCCCGCGGGTCCGTCTCCTGCGCGAAGCGCGGCCGCTTCGGCATCCGGTCGCGCGGCACCTCGAACACGACGACCACCTGGTTGGCGACCAGGCACTGGCCCATCGGGGTCTGTGCGAGGCCGAGCACCAGCTGGTCGCCGCTGCGGAAGAGGATCGCGTCCTTCGTGCTGTTGCAGCCGGTGGTGCGGCTCCAGGCGACCAGGACCGAGCGCGAGAAGTCGGTCCGTGCGGCGCGCTGGGCGATGGCGTCGGCGATCTGCGGCGCCGACTTCATGAAGTAGCCGGGGAAACGGCCGAGGTCGCGCTCGTCGTCGAGGACCGTGTGCACCGCGGGCACCCCGCGCGTGGTCTCGGTGAAGTACACGCGCCGGGTGGAGACCGCCCCGTTCACCGGCGGGGACGCCGCGGTGGACGGTGCCGGGTCCGCGGGGGCGGAGGTCGCCGTGCCCGGGCCGGCGGGCGCGGTGGTGATCGCGGAGGGGGCGGGGCCGCCACCGGCGTTGTCGGAGGGGGGTGCACCGGTGGCGGGCTGCTGCCGGCCGCATGCGACGGAGAGGGTCGTCAGTGACGCGGCCAGCAGCGTGACCGACACCGCTTTGCGGAGATTTCCCAGCAGCATGCCGGTTGGACGGGATCGGTACGGAAGCGGTTCCCTGCGGGTGGGTGACATCCGCCCATGGTCAGGCAACGACCCGGGGGTAGTGGACGCGCAACGCCCGAACCGTCTCCGTGATGGCCGGACGTCGTGACGCCCCCGTCCGCCACAAGGCGTACAGCCGCCGCACGGGCGCCGGCTCCAGCGGCACCACGACCACGCCGTCCGGCACCGGCCCGCGCCCCAGCCGCGGCACCAGCGCGATCCCCAGCCCGGCCGCCACCAGCGCCAGTTGCGTCTGGTACTCGGCGACCTGGAACGCCAGGTCCGGCTCGGTGCCCGCCTCCCGCAGGGTCCGCACCAGCCAGTCGTGGCACACGTGTCCGGGCGGCTGGCAGATCCACCGCTGGTCGACGACGTCCTCGCGGACCAGCGCCGCGCGGGCCGCCAGCGGATGCCCGGCGGGGACGAGCACGTCGCAGCGGTCCTCGCCGATCACCACCCGCTCCAGGCCCTCGGGCGCGGGCAGCGGGGCGATGTCCCAGTCGTGCACCACGGCCAGGTCGACGACGCCGCGGGAGACCAGGTCGACCGACAGGTGCGCGCCCTCCTCCACCAGCCGCAGCTCCAGCGACGGGTGGGCGGCCGTCAGCCCGGCCAGCACCTCCGGGAGCAGACCGCGCGCGGCGGTCGGGAAGGCGGCCATGGTCAGCCGCCCGGTGGGGCGGCCGCGCCGTTCCTCCAGCGCCACCTCGGCCCGCTCCACGATCGCCATCAGCTCCTGTGCGGTCTCCGCCAGCAACTGGGCGGCCTCGGTGAGCGCCACGCCGCGGCCCTGCCGCTCCAGGAGCGTCGTACGGGTCTCCCGCTCCAGCTTCGCGATCTGCTGGGACACCGCGGACGCGGTGTAGCCGAGGGCCGTGGCCGCCGCCCCCACCGATCCGTGCACATGTACGGCGTGCAGCGCCCGCAGCCGGGCCAGGTCCAGCATCCGCTCACCTCGTCATCCCGTGCGCCGGAGGCGCACCGTTCAGCAACGCTGAAGCCGACAGTGCAGTAATACTCGCTAGTGCTTAAGAGTACGGTGCCCGATGCTGGAGCGATGCGACCGGTACACCTCGCCCTCGCGGTCCTCGTCGCCGCGGTCTGGGGCGTCAACTTCGTGGTCATCGAGGTCGGGCTGGGCCACTTCCCGCCGCTACTCTTCTGCGCCCTGCGCTTCCTGGTCGCGGCCGTGCCCGCGGTCTTCTTCGTCCGCCGGCCCGGCGTCGCGCTGCGCTGGGTCGTGGCCGTCGGACTCGTCCTCGGCGTCGCCAAGTTCGGCCTGCTCTTCATCGGCATGGACCAGGGCATGCCCGCCGGGCTGTCCTCGTTGGTGCTGCAGGTCCAGGCGGTCTTCACCGCCCTCCTCGCGGTCGCCCTGCTGGGCGAGCGGCCCGGCCGGGCGCGGATCGCGGGCATGGGCGTCGCGTTCGCGGGGATCGGCGTCGCCGCGTACGACGAGGGCACCTCGGGGCCGCTCGGCGCGTTCGTGCTGGTCGTCGCGGCCGCCGCCCTCTGGGGGCTGTCCAACGTCCTCACCCGGCGCGCCGCCCCGCCGGACGCGCTGAGCTGGATGGTCTGGGTCAGCCTCGTCCCGCCGCTGCCGCTGCTCGCCCTCTCCATGGTCTTCGAGGGCCCCGCCGCGGACGCCGCCGCGCTGCGCGGCCTCGACTGGAGCGGCGCCGGCGCGATCGTCTACGTCGCCTGGGTCACCACCGTCCTCGGCTTCGGCGCCTGGGGTTTCCTGCTGCGGACGTACGACGCCTCCGCGGTGGCCCCGTTCTCCCTGCTCGTCCCGGTCTTCGGCATGACCTCGGCGGCCGTGCTGCTGGACGAGGGCGTCGGCCCGCTGCGCTGGGCGGCCGCCGTGCTGCTGGTGGGCGGCGTCGCCGTGACCTCGCTGGGCTCGCTCCGGGCGGGCGCCGGGCTCAGGCCGACTCGCCGAGCAGCCGCAGCAGGTGCGAACGCCCCCGCGACAGCAGCTCCGGCAGCGCCCGGACCTGCGGGTACCAGAGCTTCTCGTACTCCCAGCACAGCCAGCCGTCCCAGCCCGCGCGACTGAGCACCTCCACCGTGCCGGCCAGCGGCAGCGCCCCGTGGCCGAGCGGCAGCGGGGTGGTGTCCTCCGCCGAGGACACGTCCTTGACCTGCACGTAGCCCAGGTAGGGGGCGAGCACCGGATAGGTGTGCTCGGGCTGTTCGCCGCCCAGCCAGGGGTGCATCACGTCCCACAGCGCGCCCGCGTGGTGATGGCCCACCAGACCCAGGATCCGCGCGACGTCCGCGCCGGTCCGGTGCGAGTCGTGGGTCTCCACCAGCACCCGCACGCCCGCGTCCGCCGCCTCCGGGGCCACCGCCGCCAGCCGGCGGGCCGCCCGGGTGTCGGCGGCGTCCCCGTCGTCGTCACCGGCGCCGGGGAACACCCGTACGTAGGGAGCGCCGAGGTCGGCGGCGAGGCGTACGTGGTCGCGCAGGCCGCGCAGCGCCGGAGCGTCCTCACCCGGCGCTGCCACCTGCACGTAGGAGGCGACCGCCAGGACCGCGACACCGGAGCCCCGGAACTCCCCGGCCACATCGGCGCGCTGCCGCTCCGTCAGTCCGCTGTGCACCGGCTCCTCGTGGCCCGCCCGCAGCTCCACGCCGTGGTAACCGTGCTCCGCGGCGAGCCGGACCACGTCCGGCACGGGGAGCCCCGGCACGCCGAGGGTCGAGAACGCGAGCTTCACTTTTCGGACGTTACAGCACCAGCCGCCAGTCCTGCCCGACGAGATCGCGGCCGAAACTGCGGTGCGGCTTCTCCCCGACGAGCTCGAAACCGACCGCCTCGTAGATCCGCCGGGCGGAGACCAGCACGTCGTTCGTCCACAGCACCAGCTCGTGGTGACCGGTCGCGCGGGCGTGCCCGACGCAGGCGTCGACCAGCCGCCGGCCGATGCCGTGGCCCCGGGCGGCCGGGTCCACCAGCAGCAGGCGCAGCCGTGCCGTGCCGGGCTCGTCGGTGCGTACGCAGAAGACGCAGCCGGCGCGTTCGCCGTCCAGTTCGGCGATCCACGCCCGCTCGTGGCCGTCCGCGACGATCCGGGCGACGAGGGTCTCGTACTCGGTGTTCCAGCCGTACTCCTCGGCGTAGACCTCGGCATTGCGCTGGACCACCCAGCCGAGGTCGCCGGGCCGCGGCTCGCGCAGCCGGACCCGTGGCCCGGGAGGCGCCCCCGGCGCGGCGGTACCGCCGAGGACGTCGCGGACGGTGCGCATGGCCTCCGTCAGACGTTCGCGGTCGCGCGGGGCGAGCCCGCCGACTATGGTCGCGACGGCCTCCCGTGACCGGTCCTCCAGGAGCCGGGCGGCCTCCCGGCCGTCGGGGGTCAGTTCCACGCGCTGCCGCCGGGCGTCCCGTGGTGACGGCGCGCGGGTCAGCAGTCCCCGCTCCCCGAAGGCCGCCAGCATCCGGCTGAGCTGCCCGGCGTCCACGGACAGGGCCGTGCGCAGGTCGGCGGCGTCCAGCCCGCCGCCGGCGGCGTGGGCGAGCTCGTACAGGACGCGGGCCTCGGTGAGGGTGTACGGGGTGTGCAGATGGCGGCTGTAGTCGAGCGCGCCGATGAGGTTGGTGTAGAAGCGGTTGAACGCCCGGATCTCCTGGACGGCCACGGCGGGTTCCCCTCGCGGAAATTCTTTGACTGCGTCAAAGGTATCCCTGTGGGGCCGTTCTGGACAGGCGCCGGCGCGCCGGGTGTCCCGGCGGCCCGCGTGCCTCTATGCACCGCTTCGCGGTGCCGCCGTCGAGGCCCGCACCATCAGCTCCGTCCGTACGGTCGCGAGCCCGCCGGGAGGCGGTGCCTGGCGGCCCATGACCAGGCGGCCGGCGCGGGCGCCCGCCTCCTGCAGCGGTATGCGCACCGTCGTGAGCGCGGGCGCGGCGTCCACGCTGAAGGGCAGGTCGTCGAAGCCGGCGACCGAGACGTCCTCGGGGGTGCGCAGCCCGCGCTCGCGCAGTGCCGCGCAGACGCCGAGCGCCACCGTGTCGTTGGCGGCGACGACCGCGGTCAGCCCCGGTTCGCGGCGCAGCAGTTCCAGCGCGGCGTCGTACCCGGAGGAGCGGTCGTAGTAGCCGTGCACGGTGAGGCGGTCGAGGTCGGCGGGGGAGCCCGCGAGCCCGGCCTCGGCCAGGGCGGCACGGTGGCCCTCCAGGCGGTGCCGGGTGGTGCTGCGCTCCGCGGGGCCCGCGACGTAGCCGATGGTGCGGTGGCCGAGGGCCAGCAGGTGCTCGGTGAGGCGCTGCGCGCCGCCGCGGTTGTCGAAGGCGACGGTCATCACGGCGTCCGCGGCGGGGCCGGGCAGTTCGGCGAGTTCCGGCAGGGGCGGGCGGCCGCACAGGACGATCCGGGTGCCGGAGGCGGCGAGCCGGGCGAGGCGGGCGGCGACGGCGGCGCTGTGCCCGGTGCCTTCCACGGCGCCCCCGGTGAGCACCACGCCCGCGGCACGCTGCCGCTCCAGCAGGGTCAGGTAGTTGAGCTCGGCCTCGGGGGAGCCCCCGGTGTTGCAGACCACGGCGAGTTTCCCGGCGCCCGCGGGCAGCCCGGGCGGATGCTCGGTGCCGCCGCTGATCTCGCTCTGCACGGCGCTGGCGATGAGCCCGAAGAAGGGGTCGGCGACGTCGTTGACGAGTACCCCGACCAGGTCGGAGGTGGCGGCGGCCAGCGCGCGGGCGTGCCCGTTCACGACGTAGTCGAGGTCGTCGACGGCCCGCAGGACCCGCTCGCGCGTACTGCCCGCGACCGGGTAGTTGCCGTTCAGGACGCGCGACACGGTTGCGGCGGACACTCCGGCGCGCGCCGCCACGTCGGCCAGGGTCACTGCCATCTTGTCTGTTTCCTCCGGGTCGGTCCTCCTCGGGCCGTCCGCCCGTAGCCGCACATGCTCTCACCTCGGGGGCCGGTGGGGGAGCGGAGTCGCACAGCACCTTGCGCGGGGCGTTCCACCGCCCTGGGGTCACTCTATGGGAAAGCGCTTTCTGTCGTCATTCGGGAGCCGCGGGGCGCGGCCGTGGCCGGGGGCCGGGCCCGCTCGCGACCCCGGTCCCGGCTTCTCCGCCGCGCGCGATCCGGTCGCGCCGAAGGCCCCGGCCTGGGAGGCGTGTTGGCGCTCGGGAGCGGTGGCCGCCGCCGAGCGCCCGTGCGGCGCCCTGCCGCGGACCCTCGCCGAGGGCGCCCCGGGGCATCCGGTGCCCGCTCGCCTCGCGGCCGCGGGCCCCGGCCCGCCGCGCGGGCCGGGGCGTGTGGGGCCGCCGGGGCGAGGGCTCTCCGGCGGCGGCGGCGTCCCCGCATCCAGGACGATGACTCCACGTCAGGCGCCGGGTAGGCGCTTTCTTCCCGAAGTCCCTCCCCTTGTCGAAGGTGTTCGACGGCGGCTAGCGTGACGAAGTGGAAAGCGCTTGCTGTCGCTCGGCGCCCCGCCGGAGAGAGGAACCCCACGTGACACGCAGGACCGTGCGGATCGCCATGAACGGCGTCACCGGCCGTATGGGCTATCGCCAGCACCTCGTCCGCTCGATCCTCGCCCTGCGCGAGCAGGGCGGGCTCGACCTCGGCGACGGCACCGTGCTGTGGCCTGAGCCCGTCCTCGTCGGCCGCCGCGAGCACGCGCTGCGCGCCCTCGCCGACCGCCACGGCCTGGACCCCGCCCTGGTCTCCACCGACCTGGACGCCGTGCTCGCCGACCCCGCCACCGAGATCTACTTCGACGCCCAGGTCACCGGCGCCCGCGAGGAGGCGATCAGCAAGGCGATCGCCGCCGGCAAGCACATCTACACCGAGAAGCCCACCGCGACCGGTCTGGACGGAGCGCTGCGGCTGGCCCGCCTGGCCACCGCCGCCGGCGTCCGCCACGGCGTCGTCCAGGACAAGCTCTTCCTCCCCGGCCTGCTCAAGCTCCGGCGGCTGGTCGACGGCGGCTTCTTCGGGCGGATCCTCTCCGTCCGCGGCGAGTTCGGCTACTGGGTCTTCGAGGGCGACTGGCAGTCCGCCCAGCGCCCCTCCTGGAACTACCGCGCCGAGGACGGCGGCGGCATCGTCGTCGACATGTTCCCGCACTGGGAGTACGTCCTGCACGAGCTGTTCGGCCGCGTGCTGTCCGTGCAGGCGCTCGCCACCACGCACGTGCCGCAGCGCTGGGACGAGCAGCACAAGCCCTACGACGCCACGGCCGACGACGCCGCCTACGGGATCTTCGAGCTCGAGGGCGGCGTGGTCGCCCAGGTCAACTCCTCCTGGGCCGTGCGCGTCAACCGTGACGAGCTGGTGGAGTTCCAGGTCGACGGCACCGAGGGCTCGGCCGTCGCGGGGCTGCGCAACTGCCGTGCCCAGCACCGCTCCGCCACCCCCAAGCCGGTCTGGAACCCCGACCTGCCCGCCACCGAGGTCTTCCGCGACCAGTGGCAGCAGGTCCCGGACAACGGCGAGTTCGCCAACGGCTTCAAGGCCCAGTGGGAGCTCTTCCTGCGCCACGTCCACCTCGACGAGCCGTACACCTGGGACCTGCTGGCCGGTGCCCGCGGTGTCCAGCTCGCGGAACTGGGCCTGAGGTCCTCCGCCGAGGGCCGCCGTCTCGACGTACCGGAGCTGACCCTGTGACCGTGACGCTCCTTCACCTCCCCACCGAGGCGGGCGAGCTGTACGCCTACCGGCCGCGCACCGAGCCCGCGGCCCACGCCGGGACCCCCGCGACGGCGGACGAGCCGCGCAGCCGCGTCGTCTATGCGGCGGCCCACGTCGTCGCCGACCCCTTCCGCACCGCGGCCGACCGGCCCGCCGCGCTGGACTGGGAGGCCACGCTGGCCTTCCGCCGTCACCTGTGGTCGCACGGACTCGGCGTCGCCGAGGCCATGGACACCGCACAGCGCGGCATGGGCCTGGACTGGGCCGGGGCCGCCGAACTGATCCGCCGCTCCTCGGCCGAGGCCCGTGCCGAGGGCGGCCGTATCGCCTGCGGCGTGGGCACCGACCAGCTGGCACCGACCGAGTTCGGCCACCCCTACGGCCTCACGGAGATCCGGGCCGCCTACGAGGAGCAGTTCGCCGTCGTCGAGGACGCGGGCTCGCGGGCCGTCCTCATGGCCTCCCGCGCGCTGGCCGCCGTCGCCAAGGGCCCCGACGACTACCTGGAGGTCTACGGCCACCTCCTGCGCCAGGCCGCCGGGCCCGTCGTGCTGCACTGGCTGGGCCCGATGTTCGACCCCGCACTGGAGGGTTACTGGGGCAGCACGGACCTGGACGCGGCCACGAACACCTTCCTCGAGGTGGTCGCCGCCCACCCCGGCAAGGTCGACGGCGTCAAGATCTCCCTGCTCGACGCCGGGCGCGAGGTCGAACTGCGCCGCCGCCTCCCCGACGGCGTGCGCTGCTACACCGGCGACGACTTCCACTATCCCGAGCTGATCGCCGGTGACGACCGGGGCTTCAGCCACGCCCTGCTCGGCGTCTTCGATCCGCTCGCGCCGCTGGCCGCCCGGGCCGTGCGCCTGCTGGACGACGGCGACCCCGGTGGCACCACGGGCTTCCGGGCGCTGCTCGACCCCACCGTCGAGCTGTCCCGCCACCTCTTCGGCGCCCCGACCCGCCACTACAAGACGGGTGTCGTCCTCCTCGCCTGGCTGGCCGGCCACCAGTCGCACTTCACGATGGTCGGTGGTCTCCACTCGGCGCGCTCCCTCCCCCATCTGGCCCGCGCCTACGAACTGGCCGACCGGATCGGACTGTTCCCCGACCCGGCGCTCGCCGCGTCCCGTATGAGCGGGCTTCTCTCCGTGTACGGAGTGTGACATTGCGTACTGACAACCGGGCCTCCGGCGACCTCGCCCGGCTCAGCATCAACCAGGAGACCGTGCGGCAACTGCCCCTCCCCGAGCTGGTCGAGGGGCTGGTGACGCTCGGTGTCCCCGGCGTCGGACTGTGGCGCGGGCCGGTCCGGGAGTACGGCGTCGAGGCGACCGCGAAGCTGGTGCGCGAAGCCGGGCTCACGGTCACCACGCTCTGCCGCGGGGGCTTCTTCACCGCCTCCGACCCGGACGAGCGCGCCGCAGCGCTGGCCGACAACCGGGCGGCCCTGGACGAGGCGGCGGCCCTGGGCACCGGCACCCTCGTCCTGGTCTCCGGCGGGCTCCCGGCCGGGGACCGCGACATCGCCGGCGCCCGTGAACGCGTCGCCGACGCGGTCGCCGAGCTCGCCCCGTACGCTCGGGAACGCGGAGTGCGCCTGGCGATCGAGCCGCTGCACCCGATGTACGCCTCCGACCGCTGTGTCGTGTCGACCCTCGCCCAGGCCCTGGACATCGCCGAGCGCTTCCCCGCGGAGCAGGTCGGCGTCGTCGTGGACACCTACCACCTGTGGTGGGACGACCGGGCGGCCGAGGGCATCGCCCGGGCCGGCGCCGGCGGACGGATCGCCTCGTTCCAGCTCGCCGACTGGGTCACCCCGCTCCCCGAGGGCGTGCTCCTGGGCCGAGGCCAGCTCGGCGACGGCTGTGTCGACCTGCGCGGGTTCCGCGAGCGGGTGGACGCGGCCGGCTACGCGGGAGCCGTCGAGGTGGAGATCTTCAACGCCGCGCTGTGGGCGCGCGACGGGGCCGAGGTGCTGGCCGAGACGGCCGGCAGGTACCGCCGGCACGTGCTCTGAGAAATCTCTGAAAATTTCTTCCGGAAGCCGTGCAACCATCCCTGGGGCCGGTGTGTCTACGTAGCGTCAAGACCCAGAGGGGGGCCTCACAAGGGTCTTGAGTGGGGGAGAGCGCGGCACCCGGAGGGGGCTCGGGGTCTCGCGCAGAGGGAGGGGAACGCCAAAGGGGTCCGGCTCAGCCGGACCCCTTTCGCCATGTCCGACAAGCCCACTCGCCCACTCGCCCGGTCCACCGGTCCGCCGCGGTTCAGCGTTTCTCGCGGGCCCGCCGGGCCAGCACGGACGCCATCACGGGGATCAGCGTCTGCAGCGCCGCCGTGACCGCCTCGACCGGGAGGCCGGTCCGCTTGGCCACCGCCCGCGCCGCCGGGGCGGCCACCTTGGCCAGGACGGCCGCCAGCACCCCACGGCCCGGTTCCGGTCCCGTACCGCCCTGCACCCCGGCGAAGCCGACGGCGGCCGCGGGCAGCGGCTCGGGCTCGTTCGCGGCCTGCTCCATGGCCTGGCACAGCTCCGCGGTGCCGCCGGGCGTCACCGCGTCGTCGGTCAGCACCCCCGTGATCGAGGCCACCGCGCTCCCCACGACCCGCTGCGCCTGTCCGGCGTCGGTCCCGAGCAGCTCGGTGATCTCCCGGAGCCGGTCGTCCCCCAGCTCCTCCAGCACCTCGTCCTTCAGCGGTCGGTCGCTCATGGTCGGGACGCTACGCGCGAATCGCCCGCCCGGCCCGCCGACCGCAGCCGGACGGATGTACGCGCTAGAAGGGCACGCCGCAGCGCAGGATGACGTTGGCGTACGGCCGGGACTCGCCGGTGCGGACGACCAGGCGGGCCTGCCGGGTGCGGGCCTTGAACTCCTCGTGCGGCACCAGTTCCAGGTCCGGGAAGGCACCGTCGAGCTGGGCGGTCACCTCGGGATTGTGCTCGCGGACCTCCTTGGCCGCGATCGCCCCCTCCACCACGAGCTCCTCCAGCAGGCCGTCGAGGACCTCGGAGAAGGACGGGGTGCCGGCCCGGAAGGCGAGGTCGACGACGATCGGCCCGGGAGGGATCGGGAGCCCCGCGTCGCAGACCACGACCAGGTCGGTGTGG includes:
- a CDS encoding DUF937 domain-containing protein — protein: MSDRPLKDEVLEELGDDRLREITELLGTDAGQAQRVVGSAVASITGVLTDDAVTPGGTAELCQAMEQAANEPEPLPAAAVGFAGVQGGTGPEPGRGVLAAVLAKVAAPAARAVAKRTGLPVEAVTAALQTLIPVMASVLARRAREKR
- a CDS encoding dihydrodipicolinate synthase family protein; its protein translation is MTLLHLPTEAGELYAYRPRTEPAAHAGTPATADEPRSRVVYAAAHVVADPFRTAADRPAALDWEATLAFRRHLWSHGLGVAEAMDTAQRGMGLDWAGAAELIRRSSAEARAEGGRIACGVGTDQLAPTEFGHPYGLTEIRAAYEEQFAVVEDAGSRAVLMASRALAAVAKGPDDYLEVYGHLLRQAAGPVVLHWLGPMFDPALEGYWGSTDLDAATNTFLEVVAAHPGKVDGVKISLLDAGREVELRRRLPDGVRCYTGDDFHYPELIAGDDRGFSHALLGVFDPLAPLAARAVRLLDDGDPGGTTGFRALLDPTVELSRHLFGAPTRHYKTGVVLLAWLAGHQSHFTMVGGLHSARSLPHLARAYELADRIGLFPDPALAASRMSGLLSVYGV
- the rbsD gene encoding D-ribose pyranase is translated as MKKSGILNRHLAGALAVLGHTDLVVVCDAGLPIPPGPIVVDLAFRAGTPSFSEVLDGLLEELVVEGAIAAKEVREHNPEVTAQLDGAFPDLELVPHEEFKARTRQARLVVRTGESRPYANVILRCGVPF
- a CDS encoding sugar phosphate isomerase/epimerase, yielding MRTDNRASGDLARLSINQETVRQLPLPELVEGLVTLGVPGVGLWRGPVREYGVEATAKLVREAGLTVTTLCRGGFFTASDPDERAAALADNRAALDEAAALGTGTLVLVSGGLPAGDRDIAGARERVADAVAELAPYARERGVRLAIEPLHPMYASDRCVVSTLAQALDIAERFPAEQVGVVVDTYHLWWDDRAAEGIARAGAGGRIASFQLADWVTPLPEGVLLGRGQLGDGCVDLRGFRERVDAAGYAGAVEVEIFNAALWARDGAEVLAETAGRYRRHVL